Within the Fundidesulfovibrio putealis DSM 16056 genome, the region TCCACGATCTGACCGCGCAGTTTGTAGAGGGCTTTCCCTGCCTTGGTCCTGAGCTTGCGCTCCATCCGTTGCCGCTGGGTCAGGTTCTTCGGCATCCGCCCTCTGGGCGCGGATTCGTCGTCCCCGCGCTGTTTATGGTCCTTCTTCACGGCCACATAGGGGTCAGGAGCGCCGGGCCGGGCCATGTATTCCAGGTTGTTTTCGCTGCAATAGCCCGCATCCGCCAGCAGCTTTCCGGGTTCTTCGCCGATCTCGTACAGGTTGGCCTCGGCCAGTTCCACCATTGGCTTCAATTGCGCAAAATCATTGCAGTCTTGCACCACGTCGCACGCAACTATTATCTGATCCTCGCTCACGGTCGCCTGCGCGTTGTACCCCTGGACGTACCCTTTGCGGGTCTTCATGATCCGGCTTTCCGGGTCCGTCAGGTTGGCTTTGGCCTCCGCTTCGACCTCCGCGCTGACCGGCTTCGGCTTGCGGCCACGCTTGCTTTTGCCGGATTCCTTCTCTTCCCGCTCCCGTTCCTTGAGGGCGTCTTCCTGTTCCCTGGCGGCCTCCCTGGCCTGGGCCTCAAGCTCCGCTTTGGCTCGCCGGATCAGGGCCAGCCGCTCATGTGCGGTGGACACCTTCGGCAGGCCGTCACCGGAGTCGTCGCCGAAACGGGCATCCTCGTCTCTGTCGGTGGATTCAGCCCGCTTGAGCATCGATTCCACCTCGGCGAGCAAGGCCTGCTCCTTGGCCGTGAGCTTTTCCCAGGTCCGGTTCCTGTCCAGAGCGGCATTGGCCGCGACCTTGGTTCCGTCCAAAGCCACGATTCCGACCTTGACCAAGCCAGCTTGTTTGCAAAGAAGGAGAACCTGCAAAAACAGTGGTTTGAGGCATTTGA harbors:
- a CDS encoding IS1182 family transposase, yielding MPYNFRKFDPHQLLLLPPNLDDWLPQQHLARFLADVVSNLDLKPLLRRYRPSGQGGAAFSPEMMLRVLLYAYCVGVPSSRKIAQALIDDVAFRWLAAGNRPDFRTIATFRRQHLKCLKPLFLQVLLLCKQAGLVKVGIVALDGTKVAANAALDRNRTWEKLTAKEQALLAEVESMLKRAESTDRDEDARFGDDSGDGLPKVSTAHERLALIRRAKAELEAQAREAAREQEDALKEREREEKESGKSKRGRKPKPVSAEVEAEAKANLTDPESRIMKTRKGYVQGYNAQATVSEDQIIVACDVVQDCNDFAQLKPMVELAEANLYEIGEEPGKLLADAGYCSENNLEYMARPGAPDPYVAVKKDHKQRGDDESAPRGRMPKNLTQRQRMERKLRTKAGKALYKLRGQIVEAVFGQIKDCRKLTRFLLRGLDKVKGEFELWSLTHNLLKLYRHGATSG